Within the Staphylococcus warneri genome, the region TTGCTATTATTGGTGCATTATTAATAGAAAAATTACGTACATCTTATACAAATTATCAAGAAATCGCAATTCCGATTATTATGAGTGCGGGTATCGCATTAAGTGCTATTTTTATTTCATTGGCAGATGGATTTAATCAGGAAATTGTTGGCTTGTTATTTGGTTCTATCAGTGCAGTAAACCTAAGTGATTTAACAACTATCATTTTCATTACTATATTAGTATTATTATTTATTACATTATTTTACAAAGAACTGTTTATATTATCTTTCGACGAAGAATATAGTAAAGTGATTGGTATTCCAAAATGGATTCAGTTTTTATTTATTGTCGTAGTGGCAATGGTTATTTCTGCATCCATGAGAGTAGTTGGAATATTATTAGTTAGTGCGTTAATCACATTACCTGTAGCAATTGCTATGCGTTGGACGAAAGGATTTAAACAATTAATTGTGTTAAGTATTATTATTGGTGAACTTTCAGTTATATTAGGACTTATTGTAGCTTTTTATATCAATATTTCACCTGGTGGCGTGATTGTAGTACTATTAGTCATTATGCTAATGATAACGATGACTTATCAAAAATTAAAAACAAAGTCACAAAAGGGAGATCGAAAATATGAATACTAGTGATGCAATAAAAATTTTAAAAGATAACGGTTTGAAGTATACAGATAAACGTAATTATATGCTTAATATTTTTGTTAAGGAAGATAAATATATTAATGCTAAATATATTCAACAAGTGATGGATAAAGATTATCCAGGTATTTCATTTGATACTATTTATCGAAATCTTCATTTATTTAAAGATTTAGCCATTATTGAAAGTACTGAATTAGATGGCGAAATGAAATTTAGAATTGCTTGTACGAATCATCACCATCATCACTTCATCTGTGAAAAATGTGGTGACACAAAGGTGATCGATTTTTGTCCAATTGATCAAGTCAAACAATATTTACCAAATGTCGATATTCATACACATAAACTTGAAGTTTATGGTGTTTGTGAAAAATGTCAAAAGGTAGCTAAATAATTAAACGATACTTTAATATTAAGATGGAATCATCAATAGGCTTTAGTAATTAGTCTAACTGATTCCATCTTATTTATTGTGAAAGTACACAAATATTCTCAATATGCATACTCCATTAGTATGAAATCGATTAATATGCATTTTTTATTATGTTTTAATGTTTAAAATAAGCCATTTTGAGATATATAATGACTGTAACGATAATTAGTAGCACATAAGTAAGCACATTAATTGTCGAAATTGTGACTGCTTGTTATGATGAAATTACAGACATTTTAGGAGGATGATTATTTATGGCATTTGAATTACCAAAATTACCATATGCATTTGACGCATTAGAACCACACATCGATAAAGAAACTATGGAGATTCACCATGATAAACACCACAACACTTATGTAACAAAATTAAATGCAGCTGTAGAAGGTACTGACTTAGAAGCTAAATCAATCGAAGAAATTGTAGCTAACTTAGATAGTGTTCCTTCTGATATTCAAACTGCAGTAAGAAATAACGGTGGCGGACACTTAAACCACTCATTATTCTGGGAATTATTAACACCTAATTCAGAAGAAAAAGGTGAAGTAGTAGATAAAATTAAAGAACAATGGGGTTCTTTAGATGAATTCAAAAAAGAATTCGCTGACAAAGCTGCAGCTCGTTTTGGTTCAGGTTGGGCTTGGTTAGTTGTTAATAATGGTCAATTAGAAATCGTTACAACTCCAAACCAAGATAACCCATTAACTGAAGGTAAAACACCTATCCTAGGCTTAGATGTTTGGGAACATGCTTATTACCTTAAATATCAAAACAAACGTCCAGATTATATCAGTGCTTTCTGGAATGTTGTTAACTGGGAAAAAGTTGACGAATTATACAACGCTGCTAAATAATTTAACAGTATTTACTAGAGTCTGGAACTTTAATAGTTTTCCAGACTCTTTTTTTATCAAAATGATAGAAAAATTTCTGATTTTCATATATCATTTTAAAGAGATACTTTGAATAGAGGTAGGTTGTTTTGCTTAAAAGATTAAAGGAAAAATCAAATGATGAAAAAGTAAGAAACACCATGAATCGAAGAATAAATTTTATCTTTGGTTTAGTTGTGTTTATTTTTGCAATTATGGTATTAAGGCTTGGCTATTTACAGATTGCACAAGGTTCACATTATAAACAGTTAATTAAAAATGATGAGAATATTACCGTGAATGAATCTGTACCTAGAGGACGCATTGTAGACCGTAATGGTAAGGTCTTAGTAGACAATGCATCTAAGATGGCTATTACATATACAAGAGGACGTAAGACATCGCAAAAAGAGATGCTCGAAACAGCTAAAAAGTTATCTTCATTAATTAAGATGGATACAGACAAAATTACTGATCGAGATAAAAAGGATTTTTGGGTCACTTTACATCCCCAAAAAGCCAAAGACTTAATGAAAAAAGAGCAGTCTATGTTAGAAGATGGAAGCATCTCTCAAGAACAATATGATGAACAACAACGTAAGAAAATCGGTAAAAAGCAATTAAGCGAATTATCCAAAAAAGATTTACAAATTTTAGCTATTTATCGAGAAATGAATGCGGGTAGTACATTGGACCCTCAAACAATTAAAAATGAAGATGTTACAGAAAAAGAATATGCAGCAGTATCTCAACAATTATCTAAATTGCCAGGTGTTAATACATCTATGGATTGGGATAGAAAATATCCTTATAAAGATACGCTAAGAGGTATTTTTGGTGATGTATCTACGTCAACAGAAGGTTTACCAAAAGAACTAACCGAGCAATATTTATCTAAAGGCTATTCACGAAATGATCGAGTAGGGAAATCATACCTAGAATATCAATACGAAGATGTACTTCGTGGTAAAAAGAAACAAATGAAGTATACAACTGATAAATCTGGTAAAGTCATCAATTCTGAAGTCGTTAATCCTGGTTCAAGAGGACATGATTTACAGTTAACAATAGATATTGACCTACAGAAAAAAGTAGAATCTCTTTTAGATAAACAAATTGCAAAGCTACGTAGTCAAGGTGCTAAAGACATGGACAATGCAATGATTGTTGTCCAAGACCCTAAAAACGGGGATATCTTAGCTATGGCAGGTAAACAAATTAGTAAAAACGGTAAATTAACGGATTATGATATCGGAAACTTTACAGCACAATTTGCTGTAGGTTCTTCTGTTAAAGGTGGTACATTACTTGCCGGATATCAAAATAAGGCTATTAAAGTTGGAGAACAAATGGTTGATGAACCATTAAAATTCCAAGGTGGACTAACAAAACGTTCTTACTTTAATAAAGATGGTCGTGTAACTATTAATGATAAAGAAGCGTTAATGCATTCATCTAACGTTTATATGTTTAAAACAGCCTTGAAATTAGCAGGAGATCCATATTATTCAGGCATGCCATTACCTAATGATATCTCAATTGCAGGGCAAAAACTTCGTAAAGGGCTAAATCAAGTTGGTTTAGGTGTTAAAACAGGTATCGATTTACCAAATGAAACAAATGGTCAAATTGAACCATTAACAAATAATCCAGGTAATTATCTAGATTTGTCTATTGGTCAATATGATACGTATACACCTTTACAATTGTCACAATACGTTTCAACTATTGCTAATAATGGATACAGAATTCAACCACATATTGGACTTTCTATACACGATGCAACAAATAAAGATGAATTAGGTCCAGTAAAAAGAAAAGTAAAAGGAAATGTATTAAACAAAGTTAATAATTCTCAAAAAGAAATTGATGAAGTGAAAGATGGCTTTAAAATGGCATTTAACGAAAAAGATGGAACAGGATATGCTAGTTTCAAAGATACAGTAGTACCTTCAGCAGGTAAGACAGGAACAGCTGAGGTATTCCAAGATGGTGAACCAAGAGTAAATTCGACATACATTGGTTATGCACCAATTAAAGATCCAAAATTAGCTTTCTCAATAGTTTATACGAATCAACCTGTACCGCCTCCTTGGTTAAATGGTGGAGATTTAGGAAGAGATGTCATTAATTATTACTTTAAAGATAAAGATAAAAATGGTGATAGTACAGAAAACTAGTCGTTTCATTTAATTCTATTTAGTATTATTTTCAAAAGTATTACTATTGATTCTTAAAATTTACTTTGCATTTAATAAACTAATTGGTATAATGTAAAGGTCGTATTTAGAAAAGGTAAGGAGGAATAATCATGCGCGTTAACGTTACATTAGCTTGTACAGAATGTGGTGAAAGAAACTACATCTCTACAAAAAACAAAAGAACAAACCCAGAACGTATTGAAATGAAAAAATACTGTGCACGTGATAATAAACAAACTTTACACCGTGAAACTAAATAATTAATTTATTTAACTAAACAAATATTCAATACAAAAAGACGGAAATCTAAATTTAGATTCCGTCTTTTATTTTTAAGCAATGCTTAACATTAGTTAAATTTTGACAATCATTCTACAGAATTTTGAACAATATCTTCAATATAGAAATGGTATTCACTAATATACGATTCAACTTAATGACATAAAATTATATAAACGTTATAATATGGAATAGTAAAAGTAGGTGAAAAAATGAATAAAAAAGATATAAGATCGTCTATTTTAACCACAATGAAAAAACATTCTAATACTGAAAAAAATATTGCTGATGATTGGTTAGCCAATCAATTTTTTAATTCTCAATCATATCAAGAGGCAACATCAATTGGTATAGTTTTATCCTTACCGCATGAAGTTAATACATATATAATTATTCAACAATCACTGAAAGATCATAAAAAAATATTTGTTCCTGAAGTAGACTACAAATCCAAATTGATGACTTTTAAACAATTATTAGATTTGAATGAAATAGAACGTGATGCAAAAGGGATTTATCATTCCATTTCAAATACTCAAACCACAGATCAATTAGATTTAGTTGTCGTCCCCGGTGTCGGATTTAAAAGTGATGGATATAGGATAGGATATGGGGGCGGTTTTTATGATCGTTTTATTTCAAATTTTAATCCGAAAACAATTAGTTTATTATATGATTTTCAATTAATTGATTTTGAACCGGATAAACACGATCAGCCTGTAGATGAGTTGATTATATATAAAAGCCGCAAATGGAGGCAAAAATGAACATAAAAAAACAATTTTGGAAAACCATATATTACTGGATTAGATATTTAAATTATGATGTTATAAGTAGGGAAAAAGATGACCAAGAAATATGGTTAAGTAATAAAAAGAAAAAAAGTATAGTCATATTTTCAAATTATGTTACTACCACGCAAGAAATTCGTTTTGATAAAAGTAAAATAATTGAAAATAAAGAAAAAATTGAATCAAATGTTGGATACAAACCTTCATCCATTCAATTTTATTACTTTACAGACAAATCAATAACAACAGATGCTTTAGACGGAACATATCCTTTAAAATTGAAATTCAAAATTATAAATGAAGATAGAGATTTAGAACGCGCGATGCCTAATGTTTTCTTAACTAAATTGTTTAAACGTGATGATTCAAAAAAAACAGCTATCTCATATAGAAATAAAGTACTATCGAACAATATTTTAGATAAACATATGCAACGTTTTTCACCCGTTACTTATATATTAATTATATCGAATGTTATCTTATGGTTATGTATGATACTTTATTTCAACCGCTTTTCTGATATAAAATTACTTGATGTAGGTGGGTTAGTACATTTTAATGTTGTTCATGGTGAGTGGTATCGATTAGTGACATCAATGTTTCTACACTTTAATTTTGAACATATTTTGATGAATATGTTATCACTTTACATTTTTGGTAAAATTGTAGAATCAGTGTTAGGATCCTGGAAGATGTTGGCTATTTATTTATTTGCTGGCATTTTCGGTAACTTCGTATCATTATCTTTTAATACAACTACAATTTCCGTTGGTGCTAGTGGTGCAATCTTTGGACTAATAGGTTCAATTTTTGCCATTTTATATTTAAGTAAAACATTTGATAAAAGAGTAATTGGTCAATTATTAATTGCATTGGTTATTTTAATT harbors:
- a CDS encoding 5-formyltetrahydrofolate cyclo-ligase, which translates into the protein MNKKDIRSSILTTMKKHSNTEKNIADDWLANQFFNSQSYQEATSIGIVLSLPHEVNTYIIIQQSLKDHKKIFVPEVDYKSKLMTFKQLLDLNEIERDAKGIYHSISNTQTTDQLDLVVVPGVGFKSDGYRIGYGGGFYDRFISNFNPKTISLLYDFQLIDFEPDKHDQPVDELIIYKSRKWRQK
- a CDS encoding metal ABC transporter permease → MIDALLNFDFMRYSLISGILIGFIAPLIGAFIVVRRLSLIADALSHVTLGGISFGMFVITVIPALTLINPMWFGILFAIIGALLIEKLRTSYTNYQEIAIPIIMSAGIALSAIFISLADGFNQEIVGLLFGSISAVNLSDLTTIIFITILVLLFITLFYKELFILSFDEEYSKVIGIPKWIQFLFIVVVAMVISASMRVVGILLVSALITLPVAIAMRWTKGFKQLIVLSIIIGELSVILGLIVAFYINISPGGVIVVLLVIMLMITMTYQKLKTKSQKGDRKYEY
- a CDS encoding rhomboid family intramembrane serine protease, which translates into the protein MNIKKQFWKTIYYWIRYLNYDVISREKDDQEIWLSNKKKKSIVIFSNYVTTTQEIRFDKSKIIENKEKIESNVGYKPSSIQFYYFTDKSITTDALDGTYPLKLKFKIINEDRDLERAMPNVFLTKLFKRDDSKKTAISYRNKVLSNNILDKHMQRFSPVTYILIISNVILWLCMILYFNRFSDIKLLDVGGLVHFNVVHGEWYRLVTSMFLHFNFEHILMNMLSLYIFGKIVESVLGSWKMLAIYLFAGIFGNFVSLSFNTTTISVGASGAIFGLIGSIFAILYLSKTFDKRVIGQLLIALVILIGLSLFMSNINVMAHLGGFIGGLLITLIGYYFNVNRNIFWILLIVLLVLFVAMQIRIFSIKEDNIYDKLIRDQMLSGHYDEAKKIVNQSIKKDYADDQTYYLSGLITATKSSKAEAMADWERGLRYFPNSATLNYEMAIANRSLKDNDKALKYIKKAVKANPKNSQYKNLEKELSEKSDS
- a CDS encoding superoxide dismutase, whose product is MAFELPKLPYAFDALEPHIDKETMEIHHDKHHNTYVTKLNAAVEGTDLEAKSIEEIVANLDSVPSDIQTAVRNNGGGHLNHSLFWELLTPNSEEKGEVVDKIKEQWGSLDEFKKEFADKAAARFGSGWAWLVVNNGQLEIVTTPNQDNPLTEGKTPILGLDVWEHAYYLKYQNKRPDYISAFWNVVNWEKVDELYNAAK
- the rpmG gene encoding 50S ribosomal protein L33; amino-acid sequence: MRVNVTLACTECGERNYISTKNKRTNPERIEMKKYCARDNKQTLHRETK
- a CDS encoding Fur family transcriptional regulator is translated as MNTSDAIKILKDNGLKYTDKRNYMLNIFVKEDKYINAKYIQQVMDKDYPGISFDTIYRNLHLFKDLAIIESTELDGEMKFRIACTNHHHHHFICEKCGDTKVIDFCPIDQVKQYLPNVDIHTHKLEVYGVCEKCQKVAK
- a CDS encoding peptidoglycan D,D-transpeptidase FtsI family protein, translated to MLKRLKEKSNDEKVRNTMNRRINFIFGLVVFIFAIMVLRLGYLQIAQGSHYKQLIKNDENITVNESVPRGRIVDRNGKVLVDNASKMAITYTRGRKTSQKEMLETAKKLSSLIKMDTDKITDRDKKDFWVTLHPQKAKDLMKKEQSMLEDGSISQEQYDEQQRKKIGKKQLSELSKKDLQILAIYREMNAGSTLDPQTIKNEDVTEKEYAAVSQQLSKLPGVNTSMDWDRKYPYKDTLRGIFGDVSTSTEGLPKELTEQYLSKGYSRNDRVGKSYLEYQYEDVLRGKKKQMKYTTDKSGKVINSEVVNPGSRGHDLQLTIDIDLQKKVESLLDKQIAKLRSQGAKDMDNAMIVVQDPKNGDILAMAGKQISKNGKLTDYDIGNFTAQFAVGSSVKGGTLLAGYQNKAIKVGEQMVDEPLKFQGGLTKRSYFNKDGRVTINDKEALMHSSNVYMFKTALKLAGDPYYSGMPLPNDISIAGQKLRKGLNQVGLGVKTGIDLPNETNGQIEPLTNNPGNYLDLSIGQYDTYTPLQLSQYVSTIANNGYRIQPHIGLSIHDATNKDELGPVKRKVKGNVLNKVNNSQKEIDEVKDGFKMAFNEKDGTGYASFKDTVVPSAGKTGTAEVFQDGEPRVNSTYIGYAPIKDPKLAFSIVYTNQPVPPPWLNGGDLGRDVINYYFKDKDKNGDSTEN